A part of Campylobacter concisus genomic DNA contains:
- a CDS encoding cytochrome C — translation MKSIKISFLACFLVANAFAASQVYYIEARGEFGKELAEMAKKQANDRNEKVNVYVDEDPRRYKDNRILKLGVDRKGRYSVSLGKELYEKQCASCHGENADKRPFGSTPLKNMDAKDIEDSIISYRSDSSFGGSGKNVMQNQAKILSNNDLGAILAYLKGKDAFAEQDANENKPVSTQTKQGSYLR, via the coding sequence ATGAAAAGTATTAAAATTTCTTTTTTGGCGTGTTTTTTGGTGGCAAATGCCTTTGCAGCTTCACAAGTCTACTATATAGAAGCTCGTGGTGAGTTTGGTAAAGAACTTGCTGAAATGGCAAAAAAGCAGGCTAATGATAGAAATGAAAAAGTAAATGTCTATGTCGATGAAGATCCAAGACGCTATAAAGATAATAGAATTTTAAAATTGGGCGTTGATAGAAAGGGCAGATATAGTGTTTCTTTGGGTAAGGAGCTTTATGAAAAGCAATGTGCTAGCTGTCATGGCGAGAATGCTGATAAAAGGCCATTTGGTTCAACACCTCTAAAAAATATGGATGCTAAGGATATTGAAGATAGCATCATCTCTTATAGAAGCGACTCAAGTTTTGGTGGAAGCGGTAAAAATGTAATGCAAAACCAAGCCAAAATTCTTTCAAATAATGACCTTGGTGCGATTCTTGCCTATCTAAAAGGTAAAGATGCATTTGCTGAACAAGACGCAAATGAAAACAAACCAGTCTCTACTCAAACAAAGCAAGGCAGTTATTTAAGATAA